Proteins encoded together in one Prunus dulcis chromosome 3, ALMONDv2, whole genome shotgun sequence window:
- the LOC117621815 gene encoding uncharacterized protein LOC117621815, producing the protein MSSPRSRAQSSSASIPPDYITGSGIDAHAIEVRSKLHPFAQKNLDENVLHLFENTLVLGPHWFGPVPAEVTELLRRDAEAPLCFENTSALASSSWVSKNLSRSFPSSEVRNSPVKWADWIEKLLPRYGGHWRRAGIYDAILLSKHSINRDENLLAAALCFWNSASNTFDFRVGPMAPTLLDMAQIFGFRPHGRPVDAVGDYHRRKNQEKVAIPFTVSPATINQNCSFSNYLKRFSTEKDKDQQHMLFLLYWLNRFVFPNRSSAVLLEYRHLAEALHNHTDVGLGPTVLAHLFKNLYTATLENPLNLSAPGAFWMIQIWLQVYFPELRFPDIVLPEDQVLALPLMLAEVPKRSLEEYLMFFRHCTKRSAAQWQVVIRRTYPWFQTGFRLFEKEPEDEAARTDFRKKFLSITLPRDLPHGGGKPPNYHLGAEVYHPNFCARQLGCPRLIPLKSYRSCNRASSWRDANDLEISKSACLCYRPEGAL; encoded by the exons ATGTCTTCTCCACGGTCCCGTGCCCAGTCTTCTTCAGCTTCGATTCCTCCTGATTACATTACTGGGAGCGGGATTGATGCCCACGCAATAGAGGTTAGGAGCAAACTTCACCCCTTTGCTCAAAAGAATCTGGATGAGAACGTCCTTCATTTGTTCGAGAATACTCTGGTGCTTGGGCCTCACTGGTTTGGCCCCGTTCCTGCCGAGGTGACAGAACTGCTAAGACGAGACGCTGAGGCTCCTTTGTGTTTTGAAAACACTTCTGCCctagcttcttcttcttgggttAGCAAGAATCTGAGCCGATCCTTCCCGTCCAGCGAGGTGAGGAACAGCCCAGTCAAATGGGCTGACTGGATTGAAAAACTTCTTCCGAGATATGGGGGTCACTGGAGGAGAGCTGGAATTTATGATGCAATCCTTCTGTCCAAGCATTCGATTAACAGAGACGAGAACCTGCTTGCTGCTGCCCTGTGTTTTTGGAATTCTGCCAGCAACACTTTTGACTTTCGTGTGGGTCCCATGGCCCCTACTCTGCTGGATATGGctcagatttttgggtttaggccCCATGGCAGACCTGTTGATGCTGTTGGAGATTATCACAGGCGAAAGAATCAGGAGAAAGTGGCTATTCCTTTTACTGTCTCTCCAGCCACGATCAACCAGAACTGCTCCTTTTCCAATTATTTGAAGAGGTTCAGTACTGAGAAGGACAAGGACCAGCAACATATGTTGTTCCTTCTATATTGGCTGAATCGTTTCGTCTTCCCCAATCGGTCTTCAGCAGTTCTGCTTGAGTACAGGCATCTGGCGGAAGCGCTTCATAATCATACTGATGTGGGGCTTGGACCAACAGTTCTGGCTCATCTTTTCAAGAATCTATACACCGCCACCCTTGAGAATCCATTGAACCTGTCTGCTCCTGGTGCATTCTGGATGATCCAGATTTGGCTGCAGGTATATTTCCCTGAGTTAAGATTTCCAGACATAGTTCTGCCTGAAGACCAAGTTCTGGCCCTTCCCCTGATGTTGGCAGAAGTGCCCAAGCGCTCTCTTGAGGAATATTTGATGTTCTTCAGGCACTGTACCAAGAGGTCGGCTGCTCAGTGGCAAGTGGTGATCAGAAGGACCTATCCTTGGTTCCAGACTGGATTTCGGCTTTTCGAGAAGGAGCCAGAAGACGAGGCTGCCAGAACAGACTTCAGGAAGAAATTTCTGAGTATCACCTTGCCCAGAGATCTGCCCCATGGTGGGGGTAAGCCTCCAAATTATCACCTGGGGGCAGAAGTCTACCATCCCAACTTCTGTGCAAGGCAGCTTGGCTGTCCTCGGCTCATTCCGCTGAAGTCATACCGGAGCTGTAACCGGGCCTCTTCCTGGAGAGATGCAAATGATCTGGAG ATTTCAAAATCTGCCTGCCTCTGTTACCGCCCTGAAGGTGCTCTTTGA